One Archangium violaceum genomic window, GGCCAGTACCAGGGGGTGTACCCCATCAAGGTGAACCAGCACCGGTACGTGGCGGAGACCATCGTCGAGACCGGCAAGCAGTTCGCCTACGGCCTGGAGGCCGGAAGCAAGCCGGAGCTGCTCGCGGTGATGGCGCTGCTGGACCAGGAGGACGCGCTCGTCATCTGCAACGGCTACAAGGACGAGGAGTACGTCGAGACGGCGCTGCGCTTCAGCCGCCTGGGCCGCAAGGTGATTCTCGTGGTGGAGAAGCCCTCAGAGCTGCCCCTCATCGCCGAGGTGGCGCGCAAGACGGGGATTCAGCCGCGCATCGGCATGCGGGTGAAGCTGTCCTCGCGCGGCGCGGGCAAGTGGGAGGCCTCGGGTGGTGACCGCTCCAAGTTCGGCCTGTCCTCCTCGGAGCTGATGAGCGCCATCGGCTTCCTGAAGGAGACGGGGCTGCTGCCGTGCTTCGAGCTGCTGCACTTCCACCTGGGAAGCCAGATCTCCAACATCCGCAACGTGAAGAACGCGCTGCGCGAGGTGGGCCGCTTCTTCGTGGAGGTGGCGCGCCAGGGTGCCCCGCTGAAGTACCTGGACGTGGGCGGCGGCCTCGGCGTGGACTACGACGGCTCGCAGACGAACTTCACGTCGTCCATGAACTACACGACGGAGGAGTACGCCAACGACGTGGTGTTCGCGGTGATGGAGGCGTGCGACTCGGCGGGCGTGCAGCACCCCATCCTCGTGTCCGAGTCGGGCCGCGCCGTGGTGGCGCACCACGCGGTGCTGGTGGTGGACGTGCTGGGCACCAGCGAGTTCGATCCGGTGAGCGTGCCGGACAAGGCGGATGAGAAGGCGCCCTCGGTGGTGCGCAACCTCCTGTCCACCTTCAAGGACGTGACGAACAAGAACCTGCTGGAGGCCTACCACGACGCCCAGGACTACAAGGAGGAGACGCTGACGCTCTTCTCCCTGGGACACCTGTCGCTGGAGCAGCGGGTGATGGCGGAGAACATCTTCTGGGCCCTCTGCCACAAGATCATGCGGATCGCCGGGGAGTCGGGCGAGATTCCGGAGGAGCTCGAGACGCTGGAGAAGCAGCTGTCGGACACCTACTTCTGCAACTTCTCGGTGTTCCAGTCGCTGCCGGACTCGTGGGCGATCGATCAGCTCTTCCCCATCATGCCCATCCACCGGCTGAACGAGCGGCCGTCGCGGCGCGCGGTGCTGGCGGACATCACGTGCGACTCGGACGGGAAGATCGACCACTTCATCGACAAGCGCGAGGTGAAGGACGCGCTCGAGCTGCACCCGCTCAACAACGACGACTACTACCTGGGCATCTTCCTGGTGGGCGCGTACCAGGAGATTCTGGGCGACCTGCACAACCTCTTCGGTGACACGCACGCGGTGCAGGTGTCGCTGGCGCCCAACGGCGGCTACCTGATCGACCACGTGGTGGAGGGCGACACGGTGACCGAGGTGCTCAACTACGTGAGCTACAACAAGGACGACCTCGTGGCGAAGCTGCGCAAGTCCACCGAGGTGGCGCTGCGCAACGGGCGCCTCACGCTGGACGAGTCGCGCCAGCTGCTGCGCATGTACGAGGAAGGCCTGTCCGGCTACACGTACCTGGAGCGCGAGGTGGACGCCTCCTTCGTGTCCAACCACGGCCAGCTGCGACTGGTGACGCAGGACACGGGCGCGTCCGGCGGCGGCAAGGCGCCCGTTCCGCCCACGGGGACCTGAGGCAGCGGGGCATCCCGCCAGGCTTCCGGCACAACCCGGTCCAGGCCCCAGGCACTTTCAGTGTTTGGGGCCTTTTCATTAGATGCCGAGGAGCTTCCTGAGCTGGGCGTAGGCCTTGGCGCTTCCGCTACAGGCGAGCTTCTCATCGCGCGTCATCTCGCCCATCACCTTGGAGTGGCCGTCCGGCATGAAGACCGGCTCCCAATGAATGCCACCCCGGACCGTCTGGGTGGGGACGATGCTCCCCTCGACGCGCCCCTCGTAGGTCTGGAACGTCTTGCCATCGCAGTAGCAGACCATCTGCACCACGTGGGCCCGTCGCGACTGGCCTTCTGGAATCAACTCGCAGATGCGGCCTTCGAGCGTCTCCCAGAACGGCTTCACCAACGGCCCCGGCAGGCCCGCGAAATGCTCGATGTAGAGCCCCCCGTGCTCCACGAAGAGCGGCACGAGTGCCTGCTTGTACGCGGAGAGGGCCTTCTCGCGGACGATGGTGGCGAGGTCCGAGGAAAGAACCTCCGCCACCTCCTGCCTGAGCAGGCGCGGCGGGTTCTTGCTGTCCCGGAAGTAGTGGACCACGTCCTCGTGCTTCCGCGGATTCGACGAGCTGAAGTAGATGACCATCGTCCCCTCAGACATGCAGGGCGTCGAGCAACTCGACGACGCTCTTCGATTTGTTATCCGGATCCAGGGCGATCACGTCGATGTGCCATTGCTCGAGGAGCCTGGGCTGCACACAACCGTGGCCGAAGGTCGCCCAGTAACAACGTTGATCAGGCGCGATGGGCGTCCCCGGCGCCTGATTCTCGCGGCGCATCTGATCCATCCGGTACCAGATGTAGCGGAGGTTGGTGTCACCGAAGTTGTAGCCGAGGAAGAGGAAGATATTGCCGAGCAGATCGGAGCGAAGCCGCTGGTCGGGAGCGGCCTCCAGCCGGAGACGGTTGAAGAACTCACTCTCGGTCAGCACGACCGTGTCGGGGTGGGCGAGGTCTCCATGGAATTTGATGACCTGACACGCATCGGGCTCCACGGGACGCATGAAATCCTCGAGCCGGGTCAGGACCGCGGCCTTCTTCCCAGCGTCGCGCAGGGCCTCTTCGATGTGATGCTCGAAGTTCGTCGTGTAGATCGTCCGGAAGTCGCAGCGCGACAGCGCCTGGTGCTGAATGGAATTCTTGCGGCGCGCATCCACCTCGGGCGCGTGGAACTTCTTCTCCATTTCGTGAACGAACGCCCGGAGCCCCCCGGGGTACTCGAGGTGGAAATAGCCGGCCAGATGCGGGGGCAGGCCGTGGACCTCGAAGAGCGCGGGCTCGAAGCCCAGCGCCTGACCCATCCACCCCATGAGCTCCTTCCACAGGGGGAGTTGGAGCGGCGCGGAGAACCCCGCCCCGAGGAAGGGGATCAGGCGCCGCTCCTGGTAGGCCTGCCGCAACCTGGGGATCGCTTCCTTGATCGTCAGCACCGACATGTGCGCGATCTAATCGGATACCGCCTCGAAGTGCCACCCGCCATGAGAGCAGCGCAGTGGAGGCGGGCAGGCAGGCAATGTCGTGCCCACACGATCCTTTTGAGCAGCAACCTCGCTGACGAAACGAAGCCCGGACAGTCGAAACCGAGGACGGTCCCCGTCTTGACACCCTCGGCCTGCACCATGCTCTCCTTGGGAGTACTTGAAGCCCACGTTCCGAGGGGGAACATGTTTCGCGGTTCCAGATATCTCTTCGCTCTTTCTTTCTTTTTCCTTTTCGTGGGTTGTGATTTTCCGCCCCCTTGCTCCCCGGAAACCTGCTCGGGTTGCTGTATGGAAGGTGTCTGCCAGACTGGAAACACCGTAGGTGGCTGTGGCCGTGGCGGCGAAGAATGCAAGCAATGCGGAACAGGCTTCATCTGCGCCTCCGACCAGCAATGCACCGCGCAGAGCTCGTGTGACACCTCGACCTGTCCGGGGTGTTGCTTCAACGGAACCTGCGTGACGACCCCCACCACCAATGCGTGTGGACTGAATGGGGATCTCTGCAAGCAATGCGGCCAGAACACCGTCTGCGACGCGAGCACCGGCCAATGTGTGCGCAACCCACAGAGCAAGTGGACCGTGAGTGCGGTACGCGCCGAGGTGACCCCCCTGGATACCAACGGCTCGGGCTGGGACATCGGCGATGACTCCGCTCCCGACGTCTTCGTGTCCCTGCTCTGCCCGCCATCGAGCGCCCCCAACGCCATCTCGACCCCGGCCGCCGAGAGCTATGCGCCCGAATGGACGACCCTCGGCTGCACCGCCACCCTGCATGACCTGACGAAGGAATCCGTACAGATCGTCGTCTTCGACTACGATCCGTTCACGCCTTCGAACGATCTCGTGGCCAGCTTCACGATGCAACTCAAGGATGAGATCATCTCCGACCAGAGGGAGTTCACCATTGCCCCGACCCAGGCCCTGAAATCCATGACGTTCCGAATCACCCTCGCAGAGAACTGAGGTCCGCTCCGTGACCTCCCAGCACGCCATGCCCTCCCAACCCTCGAGACATCAGTCAACCCCAGGGCTTCGAGCACTCATCATCACCGCACTGCCTGTCGAATCGAGGGCGGTGCGTGCGCACCTGGAGCAGCTATCGGAGGTTGTGCACGAGCAGGGGAGCATCTACAAGCGCGGCCTGTTCGCCGCTCGAGATGGGTGTTGGGAGGTCTTCGTGGTCGAGACCGGGCCGACCAACATGCCCGCCGCGACCCAGACGGAACGCGCCATTGGCAGATTCAAACCCCAGGTCGCGCTCTTCGTCGGGGTCGCCGCTGGACTGAAGGACGTCGTGTTGGGAGATGTCGTCGCGGCATCCGCGGTCTACAACTATGAATCGGGGAAGGAGGCCGGAAAACTCCGCTCGAGGCCCAGAGGAGTCACCAGCAGTCATCTTCTCTCCGAGCGAGCGCGCGAAGAATCAAGCTCCAAGGACTGGCTGCGCCGAATCAAGGACAGGCAAACGGAGCTCCATCCCAGGGCATGGAGAGGTCCCATTGTCTCGGGCGAAAAACTCCTCTCCGACGTGCAAGGAGATCATTACCAATTCATCCGCGAGCACTACGATGATGCCCTGGCGGCGGAAATGGAGGGGAGTGGCTTCATGGTCGCCGCAGATGCCAACAGGAGTGTACACGCGATCGTGATTCGCGGCGTTTCCGATCTGGTGGAGGGGAAATCCGGGTCCGACGCAGCTGGATGGCAATATATCGCATCCAGACATGCCAGCGCATTCGCCTTCGAAGTCCTATCCAAACTCAGCGCAGCCCAATTCGCGTCGCCCTCGACTGAGAACGAAGACCGTGAGGCCCCCGCGAAGCCCACCACGAACGAGGCTTCTTCCTCCAGCCAGGACCACGGCGCTCCCGGGAGCAGGAAGACGGGTTCTTCTCGAGGGAATTTCTTCTTCACCCTTCTGGCTTTGGGCGCGGGCGCTCTGGCGTACAAACTGCTCGTCCCGAGGCAGCCCGATATCAGGACTCAGCTCCCCGTCCAGCACGTGCAGGTAGGAGTGGGAACCCCTTCGCGGCAACAACCCCCACCCTCCGGGCAGAACCCCCGCCCCACCCGTCCCCGGCCTTCCTTGATAGGGCCCGTGCGAACTATCGCTGAATTGCGTTCCCTCACAACTGTCTTGCCATCCTCGAGGGCGTCCGAAACCATGGCGCTCACGGAACTGGCTCCGGGCCATCTCGCGTTCATCCAACCCTGGAATATATCCCCGACCGCCAAGGCAACCTCCCTGCGGACTTCCCAGAATACCTTCGAGGTACACCGCTTGGGCTCGGGACAATTCGTTCTGGTTGGCCGCATTTCCCGGCAGGATGAAGCCGAGCTCGAGACAGGTACTCGACTTCTCGCTCTACAGCCGGACACCGGGACCGATGGCCAGAGCATCATCGGCATTCCTTTTGAGATGATTCGCTCCACCCAAGTGCAAAGCGGTGCTCGCGATCTCAAGAATCTCCGAGTCGAACTCACGGCGCCTTGAGTATCCAGCAACGCGTAGCTCTCGGACGAGCCCGCCCCCATCACCCTGGGGGAGTAAGCCGCACCTCTTCTGGACTGCTGACCACGGAAAGAGGGAACAGGGCCCGGTGGTGGATGTTGGGGTAATACACCGCGAGATGGAGCTCGTCCCCCACTCGCACCCAAGCCCGTCTCGAAGACTCGGCCGGAGCCCTCCACCAGGTGTCCGCCTCCTCTCGTGTCTCGAAAGAGGCCACGGCAACGGGGCGCTCTTTCTCCGTAAGCTCGGCGAGATACCACTCGAGAGCACGGTTCCGCGGGAGGCGGCGGATGTTCGTTTCGCGCTCATAAAAGACATCATGGTACGAGTTCGCGATGAGCACGTTGGCGGGGTCTGGTGGGTTCGGGTGATTCGCAAGCCAGGCCTCCGCCTCCTCCCGCGTGTCAAACGAAGCCACTACATAGGGAGGAGCGTTGGTCTCGACGTACTCCTGAAAGGCCGTGAAGGACTCCTGCTGGCCGGTTGACTCGATGTAGCGAATCGCGTCGAGGATGGCCTGACTCTGAGCCGACTCCTCGGCAGATTCCGGTTCATCGCGAAGCTTCTCGAAGAAGCGCTTCGTCCTACCCATGAGTTCTTTCAGCTCCGCGTTTTCACCTTGATGAGAAGGGCGGAGGGAGCCGGGCTTCTTGAAGAAGTCTTCAAAACCGTAACGCTGGCCGGTGGCGGAGATGAAATCCAGAGCGTCTCGTGCCAAGCCAAGAATTCGTGCCTGCTCGGAAGGTTGGTCCTGTGTCCAACGCCTCCCAATCACTGGATGTGCGTTCACAAGAGCAGAGAGGCTCGTCATTGCTCCACCTGAGTGAAGGGGTGCGTGGAGGAGACGTTAGATGAAGTCAGCAAGACGGCTGGCGCGAGCACCAGAAGCCCGGCTCCGCTACTAGCGATGACGAAAGCGACGCCCGCGATGACGACAATAGTGCCTACCAGAAGCTCGCGACGGTGCTGCTTCAGCCAGTCGACTGCGCTGTCGACAACGGAGAAGCTGATCCGAAGTGCGCCGGCCTCGGCCATATCTCTGAGATTGCAACAATCCAGATATGCCGGCCTGCACTTCTCACGACATATGGAATTTTTGGAACCAGCACTTGCATGGGTCCAATTACGGCCCTTCAGGCTGGATCTGCACATTTCTTCGCATCCATCGCGCTCAGCCTCGCAGTCGCGGTTGAAGGAGGCACGAACGACCTGTCCTTCGAAACGGCTATTGCTCGCAAGGTATGGAAGCTTGGATAAGTCATAACCGCTGAGTGGTTCCCATGTATGAACTATCTGCCCATCCTGGGCCTCTTGGATGATGAGCACGTAGCGGGACAAATCCATGGAGCCAGATGGACCAGACGGCACGTACCCGGTAGCACTACAAGAGAGAAGTAGCAGGCTGAGGCCTGACGCAATGAGGCGTTGGGAGATTGCGCCGGTGTCCATGACGAACAGTCTGAGCGTGGGTACTCCATAGCGTCAAACGAACACCACCGGGTAATGTGTAGTGGACAACGGATTTTACAAAGCTTTGGACACATTCAGCGGCGAGACCTCACGACACCTTCAATGCGCCCTCCTCGACACGAGGCGCTCCCGGCAACGTCGTGAGTCGCTCCTCCAGACGGTTGCGGATGTAGCCCACGTGCATGCGTAAATCGTAGAACTCGTCCATGTAGCTCAGCGGCACCTTCACGCCGCCAATCTCATGCTCCAGCTGCTCGAGAAGCAGCAGATCCTTCCGGACCTGCTCGACATCCGTCATGCTCCGTAGACGCTCGTCAATGACTCGCAGCCGCGCATACCAGCGGTAGATGCGCGAGCGGATGCTCCAGCGGTAGACCGGCGGAGTGAGCCTCAGCAGCGGCACCAGCACCACGAAGAGCGGAATGAGCAGGACGACGAACCGGTGGATCAGCGCCGCGAGCCAGAAGGGCAACACGCGCCGCAGGAAGTCCGGGCCGTGCGTCAGGTAGTACCGCGCCTGCTCGTTCACGGGCAGCTCGGTCAGCGTGGCGTTGGGGAACGTCCCGGGATCGCTGAGCAGATCGCCTCCCCGGTGCGTCTGGTCCGCCGCCTCCGTCAGCAACGCGACCACGGCGGGATGCACGTCCTTGCGCGCCACCAGCACCGCCGCGGGCGCCACCAGTTGCACCTCCCGCTCCGGCAGATCGCGCGCCAGGTCCAGCGCTCCACGGTGCAGCGTGACGGGTGACAGGTACCGGAACCGCCGCGCGTAGGAGTGGGCCTGCTCGAAATTCATCAGCTGCACACCGGGCGTGGCCAGCAGTTCGGCGAGGAAGGGCGCCGTGGGCCCCATGACGAAGACGGCCGCGTCGACCGAGCCCTCTCGCAGCGCCTCCACCGCCTTGTCCCCGCCAATGTTGACGAGCGTGGTGCCGGACTTCTCACCCGTCGCCCCGCCCGCGGCCAGCAGTTCCAGGGCCAATGCCCGCACGCCGCTGCCCTCCGCCCCGACCGCGATGCGCTTGCCCGCCAGCTGACCGGGCCGCTCGAGCCCGGGCTCTCCCCGGTAGAACACCCACACCGGCTCCAGGTACAGGCTCGCCAGCGCGACCAACTCCCGCCGCTTCTCCTTCTCGGCGGGGGCCGTGCCTCCCTGAACGATGGCGACATCGACGCCGGAGTCCGCAGTGCCCAGCAACCTGTAGTTCTCCAGCGAGCCCGCCGTCTCCCGGACGACGAGCTCCAGCCCCGCTTCCTCGAAGTGTTCCGCGTATTGCTGGGCCACCGCGTGGTACGCGCCGCTCGCGGAGCCGGTGGCAATGACGACCGTATGCGGAGGGGCCGGCTCGACGAACTGCCACGCCACCGCCACCACCGCCGCGAGCACCACGGCCACCACCGCGGCCGCGCGCATCATCTCCACACGCGACATCAATGACCGAGGACTCACGTTTCGCGCTCCCTGCACCAGTCCCTCCTTCGCCAGCGCCGGGCATCTTAGCGTGCAGGTGCTCTACCTCTCGTGCTCGGTCGCCCGACTGCTTCGGAGGCAACGTCCCGGACGTCGAGGTGACGTCCTCGTGACGAGCGCCCTACGCCGTCAGCACGAGCTTGACGATCTCCGGGGGGCTGCCCACGCGCATGGGCGGGCCCCAGAAGCCACAACCGCGGCTCACGAAGATGTGGGAGTCACCGTGATGGTAGAGCCCCGCGGAGTGATCCCAGACCAGGCCGATGAAGAAGGTCATGGGAACGAGCTGCCCACCGTGGGTGTGGCCGGAGATCTGGAGGTCCACGCCCCGCTGTGCCGCGACCACGAAGTTGGCGGGCTGATGCGCGAGCAGCACCGAGGCGCGGTCCGGGTCACGTCCCGCGAGCGCCAGGTCGAGATCGTACCCCTTCCTGCCGCGCCGCCGCCCCCCGCTCCAGTCATCCACGCCCACCAGGTCGAACGAGCCGCCCGCATCGCCGATGCTCACATGACGGTTGCGCAGCACCCGGACGTCGAGTGTCTCGAGGAACGCCGTCCACGCCTCGTCACCGGAGTAGTAATCATGGTTGCCGGTGACGAAGAAGGAGCCGAAGTGCGACTTCAGGTTCCCGAGCGCCGCCACCGAGCCCCCGAGCGTGGGCACGTCCCCGTCCACGAGATCGCCCGTGATGGCCACGAGGTCCGGCCGGAGCGCGTTGGTCTGGCGGACCAGCTCGTCCATGAACTCGCGCCGGATGAAGGGTCCCACGTGGATGTCCGTGAGCTGCACGATGCTGAAGCCGTCCAGGGATTTGGGCAGCTTCGGAATCTTCACCGCCACCTCGGTCACGCGCGGTGGGGCGAAGGCCCTCCAGTTCCCATACGCGGCGAACCCGCCACCCGAGACGAAGGCGCTCCCGGCCACCACTCGCGAGAGGAAGCGCCGCCGCTCCTCATCCACCAGCGGAGAGGGAGGCACGTCCACGGGAGACGCTCTCGGGGACTCACGGATGGCGGGCGAGCGAAACCGTCGTCCCAGCGCCGCGAGCCCCAGGCCGAGATCCAACACGAGGAGCGCGAGCACCAGGAAGAGCCCCAGCCCCATCCAGGAATAGGACGCCACCAGGAACACGGTCGAGAACGCCTCGGGGAGCGCGTCCTGCAGCGTGCGCCGGAGCAGCAGCCCGAGCGTCAACAGGAGGAGCATCACCACCGCCAGCACCCGGAGCGCACGGCTGCGCACCGTGTCCCGTACCAGGCGCCTGTACAGGTAGACGTGCCCCAGCACGGCAGCGGTCATGATGAGGATCGAGAAGGTGGGGAACCGGGACGGCATGGGAGCGAATCCTAGAATGAAAGCGGGTCGGGCCGAGGGCTCAACGGCTGGACGGTCTTGGGATTCCCACTGCCGGGCACCTCAGCGTCGGCGCCAGTTCATCACCCGGGCGAGGAACACCGTTCCGAAGACGAGCACCGTGAAGGCCGCGGTGTAGCCCAGGAAGATGAGCCAGCCGGTGGTGGCGCCCGGGATGCCCACGGTGGGGCTCATGTCCTGGAACTGCGCTCCGGAGAAGAACCCGCATGCGAGGCTCACCGGCAGGAAGACGAACACCAGAATCCCCACCATCCGGTCGAACTGATCCCTCTTGTACTGATCCAGCTCCGAGGCCTGATCCCTCATGGCCTCCACCGTCTCCTGCAGCCCGTGCAGCGAGTGCCAGGCGAGGTAACGCGCGTTGACGTCCGGATCCTCGCTCACGCGCGTGTGCCACAGGGAGTTGGTGAAGAGCATCACGTCCGAGCGGACGCTGCGCGCGGGCCGCAGGTTCTGCCAGCGCGAGGTCCGGTAGCGCTGCTCCACCTCGGCCATGCGCCGGCTCGTCTCGAAGGCCGAATAGCGCTGACCGATCGTGAGGAGGAAGAGGAGGACGTCCCGGTCGCACGCGAGCGGCCCGCGCTCCTCTTCCTCGATGAGGAACTCGAGCCGGGCGCCGCCCGTCGAGGTCAACCAGTGCTCCGTCTCGCCGGCGGCATCCCGGAGGACCCGCCGGCTCTCGGCCGCGGCCTCCGACGGCAGCTTCTCCAGGGTGGGCTCCGTGCCAGAGGCGAGCGCGTGGAAGAGCCCCTGCATGGACCGCGAGTCATCGAGCATCGACGAGCGTCCACGGGAGATGCGGTAGGAGCCATAGACGAGCCATCGCTCCGGTCCCAGCGGCGCGAGCCAGGGAGGCAGTCCCCGCAGGGCCTCGAGTTCCCACAACGCCTTGCCCTCCGCGAGCGCCGCCTGCTCCTGGGCGAGCGCATACAGCGAGGTCGGCGTCTTCCCGGGGCGTTCGATCCACACGACGACGAGCCGGTTCGGGTAGACGGAGACGCGCACGGTGTGGCCATCGGCGGACTTCTCGTAGTGCATCACGTCCGCCTCGTGCGTGGCGCCCAGGAACGAGTGGACCACCGCGGGGTGGAAGGACGAGCCCTGGGGGGAGAAGTCACACCGGCGGAACCCCCGGGACACGAGCTCCGCGTCCGGCGCCGGTCCCCGCCACAGGAAGGGCCGGGCGAAAACGGTGTGGGCGCGAAGGACGTGGACATGGCGGCCGACGTTGAACCGGTCCCAGATGGCCTCCCATAGCTCGCGGCGCGACAGCCGGGTGCCCGAGTACGGGACCGCCACCATCGTCGAACGTCCGACGGGACTGGCGTAGCCGTCCGAGTACCACGGGTCCGAGTAGTCATTGGGCTGGCGCTCGAAACGGCGCGCGCCCCGCTTGCGCGGCGTCCCATCCGGTAGCCGGTCTCCCTCGAGCTCGTCCAGCGCGCCCGCGAGATCCGCGAGCGATCCCGCGCGCTCGGGGGTGATCGAGATGGCGTGCCAGGGCCTGGTCTGCTCCGGCCGGGAGATGTGGACGGCCATGAAGTCGAAGCCCTGGCCGTAATGGGTGTTCTCGCTGTCGGTGCGCGCGAGGAGCCGCAGGACGGTGACGTCCTGGAAGGAGGACAGGAAGAGCGCGTCCACGCGCCGCACGGCCCCGTCCTTGCGCGCGTCCAGTGGAATGTCGAGCTGCACCCGCTGGGCGCGAGACAGCTCGGCGCGGTACAGGCGCTCGTCCGCCTTGAGCCGCCGGGAGATGACGGGGGGAATGAGCCCCTCGGGCAGCTTCGCGCACTCCGCGGGGAGGCGGACCACCTCCAACACCGATACCATGAGCTCCAATACCTCGCGGGTGGGGCGGTCGGTCTCCGAGCTCCAGAGGTTCAACGCGGCGTAGAACACCGTCCCGAGGGCCCGCTCGTAGTCGCCCACCGTCTCGGTGTGGCCCTGCTCCCACTCCCCCAGATAGTCGGCGAGCGCCTCGGCTCCCTCGGGCCAGGAGCCGTGGAGGAGCCGGTACACGGCCAGCAGGGAAGCGCAGACGACGTCGAGGGTGTGGACATGGATGCGCAGCTTGAGGGGCCCGATCGCTCCATCCGGCTGGCCTTCCCTGAGCTGCCGGGAGAGCTCATCGAGCGCGTCGGCGGAGAGGAGGACGGCGCCCGTGGTGGAGCGCACCGAGCGCTGCATCCACTGGGGCAGCTTCCACGCCAGCATGCGCGGGTGTGGAGGCAGGGACTCGCTCCGAGAGCCCACGCTGATGAAGAGCTCCCGTGCTTCCGGCTCGACTCCAGGAGCGGACTTGTCGGTGGTCCACTCCACCTGTCCCTCCCTCAGCAGGAACTCCACCACCTGTCGCAACTTCGCATCCATGGGGGGCACCTTATAGGCCCCGTTCCTCGCCGTGTCTTGGATGCGAAGTGCCGCGCGGGTGCTCCTCTACCCTCACCCCGGCCCTCTCCCGGAGGGAGAGGGAGTGAGGGGCAGCACGGAACCTTCATCGGGTCCGGAGAAGGCCTCTTCCGTGGCCGTCTGCCTCAACCGCTCCAGGGCGCGCCGCTGGTGCTCCGCCCTCGTGATGAGCGCC contains:
- a CDS encoding non-canonical purine NTP pyrophosphatase, which encodes MSEGTMVIYFSSSNPRKHEDVVHYFRDSKNPPRLLRQEVAEVLSSDLATIVREKALSAYKQALVPLFVEHGGLYIEHFAGLPGPLVKPFWETLEGRICELIPEGQSRRAHVVQMVCYCDGKTFQTYEGRVEGSIVPTQTVRGGIHWEPVFMPDGHSKVMGEMTRDEKLACSGSAKAYAQLRKLLGI
- a CDS encoding 5'-methylthioadenosine/S-adenosylhomocysteine nucleosidase encodes the protein MRAHLEQLSEVVHEQGSIYKRGLFAARDGCWEVFVVETGPTNMPAATQTERAIGRFKPQVALFVGVAAGLKDVVLGDVVAASAVYNYESGKEAGKLRSRPRGVTSSHLLSERAREESSSKDWLRRIKDRQTELHPRAWRGPIVSGEKLLSDVQGDHYQFIREHYDDALAAEMEGSGFMVAADANRSVHAIVIRGVSDLVEGKSGSDAAGWQYIASRHASAFAFEVLSKLSAAQFASPSTENEDREAPAKPTTNEASSSSQDHGAPGSRKTGSSRGNFFFTLLALGAGALAYKLLVPRQPDIRTQLPVQHVQVGVGTPSRQQPPPSGQNPRPTRPRPSLIGPVRTIAELRSLTTVLPSSRASETMALTELAPGHLAFIQPWNISPTAKATSLRTSQNTFEVHRLGSGQFVLVGRISRQDEAELETGTRLLALQPDTGTDGQSIIGIPFEMIRSTQVQSGARDLKNLRVELTAP
- a CDS encoding metallophosphoesterase, with the protein product MPSRFPTFSILIMTAAVLGHVYLYRRLVRDTVRSRALRVLAVVMLLLLTLGLLLRRTLQDALPEAFSTVFLVASYSWMGLGLFLVLALLVLDLGLGLAALGRRFRSPAIRESPRASPVDVPPSPLVDEERRRFLSRVVAGSAFVSGGGFAAYGNWRAFAPPRVTEVAVKIPKLPKSLDGFSIVQLTDIHVGPFIRREFMDELVRQTNALRPDLVAITGDLVDGDVPTLGGSVAALGNLKSHFGSFFVTGNHDYYSGDEAWTAFLETLDVRVLRNRHVSIGDAGGSFDLVGVDDWSGGRRRGRKGYDLDLALAGRDPDRASVLLAHQPANFVVAAQRGVDLQISGHTHGGQLVPMTFFIGLVWDHSAGLYHHGDSHIFVSRGCGFWGPPMRVGSPPEIVKLVLTA
- a CDS encoding TAXI family TRAP transporter solute-binding subunit, encoding MSPRSLMSRVEMMRAAAVVAVVLAAVVAVAWQFVEPAPPHTVVIATGSASGAYHAVAQQYAEHFEEAGLELVVRETAGSLENYRLLGTADSGVDVAIVQGGTAPAEKEKRRELVALASLYLEPVWVFYRGEPGLERPGQLAGKRIAVGAEGSGVRALALELLAAGGATGEKSGTTLVNIGGDKAVEALREGSVDAAVFVMGPTAPFLAELLATPGVQLMNFEQAHSYARRFRYLSPVTLHRGALDLARDLPEREVQLVAPAAVLVARKDVHPAVVALLTEAADQTHRGGDLLSDPGTFPNATLTELPVNEQARYYLTHGPDFLRRVLPFWLAALIHRFVVLLIPLFVVLVPLLRLTPPVYRWSIRSRIYRWYARLRVIDERLRSMTDVEQVRKDLLLLEQLEHEIGGVKVPLSYMDEFYDLRMHVGYIRNRLEERLTTLPGAPRVEEGALKVS
- a CDS encoding SIR2 family NAD-dependent protein deacylase, with protein sequence MSVLTIKEAIPRLRQAYQERRLIPFLGAGFSAPLQLPLWKELMGWMGQALGFEPALFEVHGLPPHLAGYFHLEYPGGLRAFVHEMEKKFHAPEVDARRKNSIQHQALSRCDFRTIYTTNFEHHIEEALRDAGKKAAVLTRLEDFMRPVEPDACQVIKFHGDLAHPDTVVLTESEFFNRLRLEAAPDQRLRSDLLGNIFLFLGYNFGDTNLRYIWYRMDQMRRENQAPGTPIAPDQRCYWATFGHGCVQPRLLEQWHIDVIALDPDNKSKSVVELLDALHV
- the speA gene encoding biosynthetic arginine decarboxylase, which produces MASITPQHRWTIADAQDTYGIRNWGSPYFGVNDKGHVCVHPDGPSAPSMDLKELVDEVRRRGIGLPLLLRFTDVLRHRVVHLNQAFRKAISDHNYKGQYQGVYPIKVNQHRYVAETIVETGKQFAYGLEAGSKPELLAVMALLDQEDALVICNGYKDEEYVETALRFSRLGRKVILVVEKPSELPLIAEVARKTGIQPRIGMRVKLSSRGAGKWEASGGDRSKFGLSSSELMSAIGFLKETGLLPCFELLHFHLGSQISNIRNVKNALREVGRFFVEVARQGAPLKYLDVGGGLGVDYDGSQTNFTSSMNYTTEEYANDVVFAVMEACDSAGVQHPILVSESGRAVVAHHAVLVVDVLGTSEFDPVSVPDKADEKAPSVVRNLLSTFKDVTNKNLLEAYHDAQDYKEETLTLFSLGHLSLEQRVMAENIFWALCHKIMRIAGESGEIPEELETLEKQLSDTYFCNFSVFQSLPDSWAIDQLFPIMPIHRLNERPSRRAVLADITCDSDGKIDHFIDKREVKDALELHPLNNDDYYLGIFLVGAYQEILGDLHNLFGDTHAVQVSLAPNGGYLIDHVVEGDTVTEVLNYVSYNKDDLVAKLRKSTEVALRNGRLTLDESRQLLRMYEEGLSGYTYLEREVDASFVSNHGQLRLVTQDTGASGGGKAPVPPTGT